A genomic segment from Leucoraja erinacea ecotype New England unplaced genomic scaffold, Leri_hhj_1 Leri_947S, whole genome shotgun sequence encodes:
- the LOC129695120 gene encoding interferon-induced protein with tetratricopeptide repeats 5-like isoform X2: MNTMSSTPRTLLKEKLDQLQCHFTWSPQKETIDLDDMVYRLQDSINIAVEYQAASYNQLAFVNCLQGNSEEAIQNLKEAEKILRENHKDAFERNSIITYGNYAWVHYHMGQLAKAQSYLDKLEMICKPLTDGPLYTAMIPEVYGEKGWSLLRSASQYYEEANKCFEEALEKDPNNTEWIMGKATALFRLEAFSGTQENHERNQSVKYLRRVLELDPDDSMAMVLLALKLRECKQKEDANKLIEQALQKTPDFPYVLRYAAKFYRKEGVLEKSVQLLKKALEITPHSAFLHDQIAMCYRTKLLELIDNRRSKNPRNPEFQQKTQLFSQCKYHFGMAFKHRPRSAIKSQLDFADICVRNGEYSNAKEIYSELLKLEDIRPENLQVICFKAGCFEQYQRRSESNSMSLFKKGLKVEYDSKERKKCYEKLEKWADGKLCKDQRDSTALGVKGLLHQMDGDKPKAIEYFVKALEIDHNNEEYLSALCELRLSIEEH; the protein is encoded by the coding sequence CAGCACACCAAGGACTTTGCTGAAAGAGAAGCTCGATCAGCTTCAGTGTCACTTCACGTGGAGCCCACAGAAGGAGACCATTGACCTGGATGATATGGTGTACAGATTACAAGATTCTATCAATATTGCTGTCGAATATCAAGCTGCATCCTACAACCAACTCGCTTTTGTAAACTGCCTGCAAGGCAACAGTGAGGAAGCTATTCAAAACTTAAAGGAAGCTGAAAAGATTCTGAGGGAGAACCACAAAGATGCATTTGAAAGAAACAGCATCATCACCTATGGAAACTATGCCTGGGTGCATTACCACATGGGACAACTGGCCAAGGCCCAGTCCTACCTCGACAAGCTGGAGATGATCTGTAAACCGCTCACTGATGGTCCTCTCTATACAGCAATGATACCTGaagtgtatggggagaaggggtggtcATTGTTGAGATCGGCATCTCAATACTATGAGGAGGCAAATAAATGTTTTGAGGAAGCTCTGGAGAAAGATCCTAACAATACAGAGTGGATCATGGGCAAAGCAACTGCTCTGTTTCGTCTGGAAGCATTTTCTGGAACCCAAGAAAATCATGAACGGAATCAGTCAGTGAAGTATCTGCGGCGTGTACTGGAGCTAGATCCAGATGATTCAATGGCCATGGTGCTGCTGGCTCTGAAACTAAGAGAGTGCAAGCAAAAAGAGGATGcaaataaattaattgaacaaGCGTTGCAGAAAACCCCTGATTTTCCTTATGTGCTTCGTTATGCAGCCAAATTTTACAGAAAAGAAGGAGTTTTAGAGAAATCTGTCCAGCTGCTGAAGAAAGCATTAGAAATAACTCCACATTCTGCCTTTTTGCATGACCAAATTGCAATGTGTTACAGAACTAAATTACTTGAACTGATCGACAATCGTCGTAGCAAAAACCCTCGCAATCCTGAATTTCAACAAAAAACACAGTTGTTCAGTCAATGCAAGTATCATTTTGGAATGGCATTTAAACACCGTCCAAGGTCAGCAATTAAATCACAACTGGATTTCGCAGACATTTGTGTAAGAAATGGAGAGTATTCCAATGCAAAGGAGATTTACAGTGAACTGCTGAAATTAGAAGACATTCGTCCAGAAAACTTACAGGTAATATGTTTCAAGGCTGGGTGTTTTGAACAATACCAGAGAAGATCTGAATCCAATTCGATGAGCCTATTCAAGAAAGGACTGAAGGTTGAGTATGACTCAAAAGAACGGAAAAAGTGCTATGAAAAATTGGAGAAGTGGGCAGATGGGAAATTGTGCAAGGATCAACGTGACAGCACGGCCCTTGGTGTCAAAGGGTTACTGCATCAGATGGATGGAGACAAGCCGAAAGCTATTGAATACTTTGTGAAGGCCTTGGAGATCGATCACAATAATGAAGAATATCTGAGTGCTCTATGTGAATTACGCCTTTCCATTGAGGAACATTAG
- the LOC129695120 gene encoding interferon-induced protein with tetratricopeptide repeats 5-like isoform X1, with the protein MNTMSKTVRDLLKEKLDQLQCHFTWGPQKEIIDLDDMVYRLQDSIDLNLKYKARSYNQLAFVNCLQGNSEEAIQNLQEAEKILRENHKDAFERRSIITYGNYAWVHYHMGQLDKAQSYLDKLEMICKPLTDGPRYTAMIPEVYGEKGWSLLRSAAQHYEEAMKCFEKALEEDPDNTEWIMGYATVLSRLESIPGTQEKYKSSQCVNHLRRVLELDPDESLAMVMLALKLQQDKQKKEANELVERALQKSPDVPKVLRNAAKFYRLERAVEKAIELLEKALGITPMNSVLHDQIGMCYREQLLELFKNPLSSDPQYPEFQQKIVLFNHCKHHFGKAFEHRPKTATKPQLDYADICIRNGEYSEAAEVYSELLKLEGIRPGNMQKIYLQAGTFEMYRRKSDLNAVNLLLKGLKIKNNTHDWKLCYKHLDKWVNRKLCRDAHDSKALGVKGFLHQMDGHKSEAIEYFEKALEFDPSNEEYLSALCELRLSFEEHHEL; encoded by the coding sequence CAAAACAGTGAGGGATTTGTTAAAGGAGAAGCTCGATCAGCTTCAGTGTCACTTCACGTGGGGCCCACAGAAGGAGATCATTGACCTGGATGATATGGTGTACAGATTACAAGATTCTATAGATCTGAATTTGAAGTATAAGGCCAGGTCCTACAACCAACTCGCTTTTGTAAACTGCCTGCAAGGCAACAGTGAGGAAGCTATTCAAAACTTACAGGAAGCTGAAAAGATTCTGAGGGAGAACCACAAAGATGCATTTGAAAGAAGAAGCATCATCACCTATGGAAACTATGCCTGGGTGCATTACCACATGGGACAACTGGACAAGGCCCAGTCCTACCTCGACAAACTGGAGATGATCTGTAAACCACTCACAGATGGTCCTCGCTATACAGCAATGATACCTGaagtgtatggggagaaggggtggtcATTGTTGAGATCGGCAGCTCAACACTATGAGGAGgctatgaaatgttttgagaaagCTCTGGAGGAAGATCCTGACAATACGGAGTGGATCATGGGCTATGCAACAGTTCTGTCTCGTCTGGAATCAATTCCTGGAACCCAAGAGAAATACAAAAGTAGTCAGTGCGTGAATCATCTGCGACGTGTTCTGGAGCTTGATCCAGATGAATCTTTGGCCATGGTGATGTTGGCCCTAAAACTGCAACAGGACAAGCAAAAGAAGGAAGCAAATGAATTAGTTGAACGAGCTTTACAGAAAAGCCCTGATGTTCCAAAAGTGCTTCGTAATGCTGCAAAATTTTACAGACTAGAACGAGCTGTGGAAAAGGCAATTGAGCTGCTGGAAAAAGCATTAGGAATCACTCCAATGAACAGTGTCCTTCACGACCAAATAGGTATGTGCTATAGAGAGCAACTACTTGAACTGTTCAAAAATCCATTGAGCTCTGATCCACAATATCCTGAATTTCAACAGAAAATTGTGTTGTTCAATCATTGCAAACATCACTTTGGAAAGGCATTTGAACACCGTCCAAAGACTGCTACTAAACCACAACTAGATTATGCAGACATCTGTATAAGAAATGGAGAGTATTCCGAAGCAGCAGAGGTCTACAGTGAACTGCTGAAGTTAGAGGGCATTCGTCCAGGAAATATGCAGAAAATATATTTACAGGCTGGCACATTTGAAATGTACCGGAGAAAGTCTGATTTAAATGCTGTCAACTTGTTGCTGAAAGGACTGAAGATCAAAAATAACACACATGACTGGAAATTATGCtataaacatttggacaagtgggTAAACAGGAAGCTTTGCAGGGATGCACATGACAGCAAGGCCCTTGGTGTCAAAGGATTTCTGCATCAGATGGATGGGCACAAGTCTGAAGCTATTGAATACTTTGAAAAGGCTTTGGAATTTGATCCCAGCAATGAAGAATATCTCAGTGCTCTTTGTGAATTACGCCTTTCATTTGAAGAGCATCATGAACTTTGA
- the LOC129695120 gene encoding interferon-induced protein with tetratricopeptide repeats 5-like isoform X3: MNTMSTPRTLLKEKLDQLQCHFTWSPQKETIDLDDMVYRLQDSINIAVEYQAASYNQLAFVNCLQGNSEEAIQNLKEAEKILRENHKDAFERNSIITYGNYAWVHYHMGQLAKAQSYLDKLEMICKPLTDGPLYTAMIPEVYGEKGWSLLRSASQYYEEANKCFEEALEKDPNNTEWIMGKATALFRLEAFSGTQENHERNQSVKYLRRVLELDPDDSMAMVLLALKLRECKQKEDANKLIEQALQKTPDFPYVLRYAAKFYRKEGVLEKSVQLLKKALEITPHSAFLHDQIAMCYRTKLLELIDNRRSKNPRNPEFQQKTQLFSQCKYHFGMAFKHRPRSAIKSQLDFADICVRNGEYSNAKEIYSELLKLEDIRPENLQVICFKAGCFEQYQRRSESNSMSLFKKGLKVEYDSKERKKCYEKLEKWADGKLCKDQRDSTALGVKGLLHQMDGDKPKAIEYFVKALEIDHNNEEYLSALCELRLSIEEH, encoded by the coding sequence CACACCAAGGACTTTGCTGAAAGAGAAGCTCGATCAGCTTCAGTGTCACTTCACGTGGAGCCCACAGAAGGAGACCATTGACCTGGATGATATGGTGTACAGATTACAAGATTCTATCAATATTGCTGTCGAATATCAAGCTGCATCCTACAACCAACTCGCTTTTGTAAACTGCCTGCAAGGCAACAGTGAGGAAGCTATTCAAAACTTAAAGGAAGCTGAAAAGATTCTGAGGGAGAACCACAAAGATGCATTTGAAAGAAACAGCATCATCACCTATGGAAACTATGCCTGGGTGCATTACCACATGGGACAACTGGCCAAGGCCCAGTCCTACCTCGACAAGCTGGAGATGATCTGTAAACCGCTCACTGATGGTCCTCTCTATACAGCAATGATACCTGaagtgtatggggagaaggggtggtcATTGTTGAGATCGGCATCTCAATACTATGAGGAGGCAAATAAATGTTTTGAGGAAGCTCTGGAGAAAGATCCTAACAATACAGAGTGGATCATGGGCAAAGCAACTGCTCTGTTTCGTCTGGAAGCATTTTCTGGAACCCAAGAAAATCATGAACGGAATCAGTCAGTGAAGTATCTGCGGCGTGTACTGGAGCTAGATCCAGATGATTCAATGGCCATGGTGCTGCTGGCTCTGAAACTAAGAGAGTGCAAGCAAAAAGAGGATGcaaataaattaattgaacaaGCGTTGCAGAAAACCCCTGATTTTCCTTATGTGCTTCGTTATGCAGCCAAATTTTACAGAAAAGAAGGAGTTTTAGAGAAATCTGTCCAGCTGCTGAAGAAAGCATTAGAAATAACTCCACATTCTGCCTTTTTGCATGACCAAATTGCAATGTGTTACAGAACTAAATTACTTGAACTGATCGACAATCGTCGTAGCAAAAACCCTCGCAATCCTGAATTTCAACAAAAAACACAGTTGTTCAGTCAATGCAAGTATCATTTTGGAATGGCATTTAAACACCGTCCAAGGTCAGCAATTAAATCACAACTGGATTTCGCAGACATTTGTGTAAGAAATGGAGAGTATTCCAATGCAAAGGAGATTTACAGTGAACTGCTGAAATTAGAAGACATTCGTCCAGAAAACTTACAGGTAATATGTTTCAAGGCTGGGTGTTTTGAACAATACCAGAGAAGATCTGAATCCAATTCGATGAGCCTATTCAAGAAAGGACTGAAGGTTGAGTATGACTCAAAAGAACGGAAAAAGTGCTATGAAAAATTGGAGAAGTGGGCAGATGGGAAATTGTGCAAGGATCAACGTGACAGCACGGCCCTTGGTGTCAAAGGGTTACTGCATCAGATGGATGGAGACAAGCCGAAAGCTATTGAATACTTTGTGAAGGCCTTGGAGATCGATCACAATAATGAAGAATATCTGAGTGCTCTATGTGAATTACGCCTTTCCATTGAGGAACATTAG